The following are encoded together in the Populus trichocarpa isolate Nisqually-1 chromosome 5, P.trichocarpa_v4.1, whole genome shotgun sequence genome:
- the LOC18098586 gene encoding uncharacterized protein LOC18098586 isoform X4, producing the protein MARVPGKHGRDQALDWELLKDTDKKMKKKSRASDVIGEDGRSKGKTSAADSSRSGSGQYEYSRNFGAINRLSSSFTTDEITVDATTEKELGNEYFKQKKFNEAIECYSRSIALSPTAVAYANRAMAYLKIKRFREAEDDCTEALNLDDRYIKAYSRRATARKELGKLKESIEDSEFALKLEPNNQEIKKQYAEVKSLYEKEILQKASGTLRSSLQGTQQGGRSEASVNGHAVHPVSIATQKTGVSASKKDNTKENDGNNLVKKSVHVKELRNRSKSDGHVGNDSPANATPSSSVESVQKNNRTRRQELKTSVIELASQAASRAMAEAAKNITPPNSAYQFEVSWQGFSGDRALQAHLLKVTSPSALPQIFKNALSVPILIDIIKCVASFFIDDMVLAVKYLENLTKVPRFDMLIMCLSSTDTSDLLKMWDGVFCSASTPIEYAEILDNLRSKYCPKC; encoded by the exons ATGGCTAGGGTTCCAGGCAAGCATGGACGTGATCAAGCCCTG GACTGGGAGCTTCTTAAGGATACtgataaaaagatgaagaagaagtcaCGAGCTTCTGATGTG ATTGGTGAGGATGGAAGATCAAAAGGAAAAACTTCTGCTGCTGATTCTTCTAGAAGTGGTTCAGGACAGTATGAGTACTCAAGGAACTTTGGTGCAATCAATCGTCTATCAAGTAGTTTTACAACTGATGAGATTACTGTGGATGCTACCACAGAGAAAGAATTG GGAAATGAATATTTTAAGCAGAAGAAGTTTAATGAAGCTATTGAGTGTTATTCAAGAAGCATAGCCTTGTCACCAACAGCTGTAGCCTATGCAAATAGGGCAATGGCATATCTCAAAATCAAAAG aTTTCGAGAGGCTGAAGATGACTGTACAGAGGCTTTGAATCTAGATGATCGCTACATAAAAGCGTATTCACGCAGAGCAACGGCTAGAAAGGAATTGGGGAAACTTAAAGAATCCATCGAGG ATTCTGAATTTGCTTTGAAGTTGGAACCTAATAACCAGGAAATCAAGAAACAGTATGCTGAAGTCAAATCTTTGTATGAGAAG GAAATTCTCCAGAAAGCATCTGGCACTCTCAGAAGCTCTTTACAAGGAACACAACAAGGAGGAAGGTCAGAAGCAAGTGTAAATGGACATGCAGTGCATCCAGTCTCGATTGCCACTCAAAAGACTGGGGTCTCTGCGTCTAAAAAAGATAACACCAAG GAGAATGATGGAAACAATCTTGTGAAGAAATCAGTGCATGTGAAAGAATTAAGGAACAGAAGCAAATCTGATGGTCATGTAGGCAATGATTCTCCTGCAAATGCCACTCCGAGTTCCAGTGTAGAGAGTGTCCAG AAAAATAATAGAACTCGAAGACAAGAGCTGAAGACCTCAGTAATAGAACTTGCTTCTCAAGCAGCTTCTCGTGCCATGGCTGAAGCTGCAAAAAACATTACTCCTCCAAACTCGGCTTATCAATTTGAGGTTTCTTGGCAAGGCTTTTCTGGTGATCGTGCACTCCAGGCTCACCTCTTGAag GTTACTTCTCCAAGTGCATTGCCTCAGATATTTAAAAATGCATTGTCTGTTCCTATTCTAATCGACATCATCAAGTGTGTGGCCTCCTTCTTCAT CGATGACATGGTTTTGGCTGTCAAATATCTGGAGAACCTGACCAAAGTCCCAAGATTTGACATGCTTATCATGTGTCTTTCATCTACAGATACGTCTG ATCTTCTCAAGATGTGGGATGGAGTCTTCTGTAGTGCATCAA
- the LOC18098586 gene encoding uncharacterized protein LOC18098586 isoform X5 — MARVPGKHGRDQALDFQGFLNDLQDWELLKDTDKKMKKKSRASDVKIGEDGRSKGKTSAADSSRSGSGQYEYSRNFGAINRLSSSFTTDEITVDATTEKELGNEYFKQKKFNEAIECYSRSIALSPTAVAYANRAMAYLKIKRFREAEDDCTEALNLDDRYIKAYSRRATARKELGKLKESIEDSEFALKLEPNNQEIKKQYAEVKSLYEKEILQKASGTLRSSLQGTQQGGRSEASVNGHAVHPVSIATQKTGVSASKKDNTKENDGNNLVKKSVHVKELRNRSKSDGHVGNDSPANATPSSSVESVQKNNRTRRQELKTSVIELASQAASRAMAEAAKNITPPNSAYQFEVSWQGFSGDRALQAHLLKVTSPSALPQIFKNALSVPILIDIIKCVASFFIYVWYAFVMHLCRF; from the exons ATGGCTAGGGTTCCAGGCAAGCATGGACGTGATCAAGCCCTG GATTTCCAGGGGTTTTTGAATGATTTGCAGGACTGGGAGCTTCTTAAGGATACtgataaaaagatgaagaagaagtcaCGAGCTTCTGATGTG AAGATTGGTGAGGATGGAAGATCAAAAGGAAAAACTTCTGCTGCTGATTCTTCTAGAAGTGGTTCAGGACAGTATGAGTACTCAAGGAACTTTGGTGCAATCAATCGTCTATCAAGTAGTTTTACAACTGATGAGATTACTGTGGATGCTACCACAGAGAAAGAATTG GGAAATGAATATTTTAAGCAGAAGAAGTTTAATGAAGCTATTGAGTGTTATTCAAGAAGCATAGCCTTGTCACCAACAGCTGTAGCCTATGCAAATAGGGCAATGGCATATCTCAAAATCAAAAG aTTTCGAGAGGCTGAAGATGACTGTACAGAGGCTTTGAATCTAGATGATCGCTACATAAAAGCGTATTCACGCAGAGCAACGGCTAGAAAGGAATTGGGGAAACTTAAAGAATCCATCGAGG ATTCTGAATTTGCTTTGAAGTTGGAACCTAATAACCAGGAAATCAAGAAACAGTATGCTGAAGTCAAATCTTTGTATGAGAAG GAAATTCTCCAGAAAGCATCTGGCACTCTCAGAAGCTCTTTACAAGGAACACAACAAGGAGGAAGGTCAGAAGCAAGTGTAAATGGACATGCAGTGCATCCAGTCTCGATTGCCACTCAAAAGACTGGGGTCTCTGCGTCTAAAAAAGATAACACCAAG GAGAATGATGGAAACAATCTTGTGAAGAAATCAGTGCATGTGAAAGAATTAAGGAACAGAAGCAAATCTGATGGTCATGTAGGCAATGATTCTCCTGCAAATGCCACTCCGAGTTCCAGTGTAGAGAGTGTCCAG AAAAATAATAGAACTCGAAGACAAGAGCTGAAGACCTCAGTAATAGAACTTGCTTCTCAAGCAGCTTCTCGTGCCATGGCTGAAGCTGCAAAAAACATTACTCCTCCAAACTCGGCTTATCAATTTGAGGTTTCTTGGCAAGGCTTTTCTGGTGATCGTGCACTCCAGGCTCACCTCTTGAag GTTACTTCTCCAAGTGCATTGCCTCAGATATTTAAAAATGCATTGTCTGTTCCTATTCTAATCGACATCATCAAGTGTGTGGCCTCCTTCTTCAT ATACGTCTGGTATGCTTTTGTAATGCACCTTTGCAGATTTTAG
- the LOC18098586 gene encoding uncharacterized protein LOC18098586 isoform X1: MARVPGKHGRDQALDFQGFLNDLQDWELLKDTDKKMKKKSRASDVKIGEDGRSKGKTSAADSSRSGSGQYEYSRNFGAINRLSSSFTTDEITVDATTEKELGNEYFKQKKFNEAIECYSRSIALSPTAVAYANRAMAYLKIKRFREAEDDCTEALNLDDRYIKAYSRRATARKELGKLKESIEDSEFALKLEPNNQEIKKQYAEVKSLYEKEILQKASGTLRSSLQGTQQGGRSEASVNGHAVHPVSIATQKTGVSASKKDNTKENDGNNLVKKSVHVKELRNRSKSDGHVGNDSPANATPSSSVESVQKNNRTRRQELKTSVIELASQAASRAMAEAAKNITPPNSAYQFEVSWQGFSGDRALQAHLLKVTSPSALPQIFKNALSVPILIDIIKCVASFFIDDMVLAVKYLENLTKVPRFDMLIMCLSSTDTSDLLKMWDGVFCSASTPIEYAEILDNLRSKYCPKC, encoded by the exons ATGGCTAGGGTTCCAGGCAAGCATGGACGTGATCAAGCCCTG GATTTCCAGGGGTTTTTGAATGATTTGCAGGACTGGGAGCTTCTTAAGGATACtgataaaaagatgaagaagaagtcaCGAGCTTCTGATGTG AAGATTGGTGAGGATGGAAGATCAAAAGGAAAAACTTCTGCTGCTGATTCTTCTAGAAGTGGTTCAGGACAGTATGAGTACTCAAGGAACTTTGGTGCAATCAATCGTCTATCAAGTAGTTTTACAACTGATGAGATTACTGTGGATGCTACCACAGAGAAAGAATTG GGAAATGAATATTTTAAGCAGAAGAAGTTTAATGAAGCTATTGAGTGTTATTCAAGAAGCATAGCCTTGTCACCAACAGCTGTAGCCTATGCAAATAGGGCAATGGCATATCTCAAAATCAAAAG aTTTCGAGAGGCTGAAGATGACTGTACAGAGGCTTTGAATCTAGATGATCGCTACATAAAAGCGTATTCACGCAGAGCAACGGCTAGAAAGGAATTGGGGAAACTTAAAGAATCCATCGAGG ATTCTGAATTTGCTTTGAAGTTGGAACCTAATAACCAGGAAATCAAGAAACAGTATGCTGAAGTCAAATCTTTGTATGAGAAG GAAATTCTCCAGAAAGCATCTGGCACTCTCAGAAGCTCTTTACAAGGAACACAACAAGGAGGAAGGTCAGAAGCAAGTGTAAATGGACATGCAGTGCATCCAGTCTCGATTGCCACTCAAAAGACTGGGGTCTCTGCGTCTAAAAAAGATAACACCAAG GAGAATGATGGAAACAATCTTGTGAAGAAATCAGTGCATGTGAAAGAATTAAGGAACAGAAGCAAATCTGATGGTCATGTAGGCAATGATTCTCCTGCAAATGCCACTCCGAGTTCCAGTGTAGAGAGTGTCCAG AAAAATAATAGAACTCGAAGACAAGAGCTGAAGACCTCAGTAATAGAACTTGCTTCTCAAGCAGCTTCTCGTGCCATGGCTGAAGCTGCAAAAAACATTACTCCTCCAAACTCGGCTTATCAATTTGAGGTTTCTTGGCAAGGCTTTTCTGGTGATCGTGCACTCCAGGCTCACCTCTTGAag GTTACTTCTCCAAGTGCATTGCCTCAGATATTTAAAAATGCATTGTCTGTTCCTATTCTAATCGACATCATCAAGTGTGTGGCCTCCTTCTTCAT CGATGACATGGTTTTGGCTGTCAAATATCTGGAGAACCTGACCAAAGTCCCAAGATTTGACATGCTTATCATGTGTCTTTCATCTACAGATACGTCTG ATCTTCTCAAGATGTGGGATGGAGTCTTCTGTAGTGCATCAA
- the LOC18098586 gene encoding uncharacterized protein LOC18098586 isoform X3 has protein sequence MARVPGKHGRDQALDWELLKDTDKKMKKKSRASDVKIGEDGRSKGKTSAADSSRSGSGQYEYSRNFGAINRLSSSFTTDEITVDATTEKELGNEYFKQKKFNEAIECYSRSIALSPTAVAYANRAMAYLKIKRFREAEDDCTEALNLDDRYIKAYSRRATARKELGKLKESIEDSEFALKLEPNNQEIKKQYAEVKSLYEKEILQKASGTLRSSLQGTQQGGRSEASVNGHAVHPVSIATQKTGVSASKKDNTKENDGNNLVKKSVHVKELRNRSKSDGHVGNDSPANATPSSSVESVQKNNRTRRQELKTSVIELASQAASRAMAEAAKNITPPNSAYQFEVSWQGFSGDRALQAHLLKVTSPSALPQIFKNALSVPILIDIIKCVASFFIDDMVLAVKYLENLTKVPRFDMLIMCLSSTDTSDLLKMWDGVFCSASTPIEYAEILDNLRSKYCPKC, from the exons ATGGCTAGGGTTCCAGGCAAGCATGGACGTGATCAAGCCCTG GACTGGGAGCTTCTTAAGGATACtgataaaaagatgaagaagaagtcaCGAGCTTCTGATGTG AAGATTGGTGAGGATGGAAGATCAAAAGGAAAAACTTCTGCTGCTGATTCTTCTAGAAGTGGTTCAGGACAGTATGAGTACTCAAGGAACTTTGGTGCAATCAATCGTCTATCAAGTAGTTTTACAACTGATGAGATTACTGTGGATGCTACCACAGAGAAAGAATTG GGAAATGAATATTTTAAGCAGAAGAAGTTTAATGAAGCTATTGAGTGTTATTCAAGAAGCATAGCCTTGTCACCAACAGCTGTAGCCTATGCAAATAGGGCAATGGCATATCTCAAAATCAAAAG aTTTCGAGAGGCTGAAGATGACTGTACAGAGGCTTTGAATCTAGATGATCGCTACATAAAAGCGTATTCACGCAGAGCAACGGCTAGAAAGGAATTGGGGAAACTTAAAGAATCCATCGAGG ATTCTGAATTTGCTTTGAAGTTGGAACCTAATAACCAGGAAATCAAGAAACAGTATGCTGAAGTCAAATCTTTGTATGAGAAG GAAATTCTCCAGAAAGCATCTGGCACTCTCAGAAGCTCTTTACAAGGAACACAACAAGGAGGAAGGTCAGAAGCAAGTGTAAATGGACATGCAGTGCATCCAGTCTCGATTGCCACTCAAAAGACTGGGGTCTCTGCGTCTAAAAAAGATAACACCAAG GAGAATGATGGAAACAATCTTGTGAAGAAATCAGTGCATGTGAAAGAATTAAGGAACAGAAGCAAATCTGATGGTCATGTAGGCAATGATTCTCCTGCAAATGCCACTCCGAGTTCCAGTGTAGAGAGTGTCCAG AAAAATAATAGAACTCGAAGACAAGAGCTGAAGACCTCAGTAATAGAACTTGCTTCTCAAGCAGCTTCTCGTGCCATGGCTGAAGCTGCAAAAAACATTACTCCTCCAAACTCGGCTTATCAATTTGAGGTTTCTTGGCAAGGCTTTTCTGGTGATCGTGCACTCCAGGCTCACCTCTTGAag GTTACTTCTCCAAGTGCATTGCCTCAGATATTTAAAAATGCATTGTCTGTTCCTATTCTAATCGACATCATCAAGTGTGTGGCCTCCTTCTTCAT CGATGACATGGTTTTGGCTGTCAAATATCTGGAGAACCTGACCAAAGTCCCAAGATTTGACATGCTTATCATGTGTCTTTCATCTACAGATACGTCTG ATCTTCTCAAGATGTGGGATGGAGTCTTCTGTAGTGCATCAA
- the LOC18098586 gene encoding uncharacterized protein LOC18098586 isoform X2 yields the protein MARVPGKHGRDQALDFQGFLNDLQDWELLKDTDKKMKKKSRASDVIGEDGRSKGKTSAADSSRSGSGQYEYSRNFGAINRLSSSFTTDEITVDATTEKELGNEYFKQKKFNEAIECYSRSIALSPTAVAYANRAMAYLKIKRFREAEDDCTEALNLDDRYIKAYSRRATARKELGKLKESIEDSEFALKLEPNNQEIKKQYAEVKSLYEKEILQKASGTLRSSLQGTQQGGRSEASVNGHAVHPVSIATQKTGVSASKKDNTKENDGNNLVKKSVHVKELRNRSKSDGHVGNDSPANATPSSSVESVQKNNRTRRQELKTSVIELASQAASRAMAEAAKNITPPNSAYQFEVSWQGFSGDRALQAHLLKVTSPSALPQIFKNALSVPILIDIIKCVASFFIDDMVLAVKYLENLTKVPRFDMLIMCLSSTDTSDLLKMWDGVFCSASTPIEYAEILDNLRSKYCPKC from the exons ATGGCTAGGGTTCCAGGCAAGCATGGACGTGATCAAGCCCTG GATTTCCAGGGGTTTTTGAATGATTTGCAGGACTGGGAGCTTCTTAAGGATACtgataaaaagatgaagaagaagtcaCGAGCTTCTGATGTG ATTGGTGAGGATGGAAGATCAAAAGGAAAAACTTCTGCTGCTGATTCTTCTAGAAGTGGTTCAGGACAGTATGAGTACTCAAGGAACTTTGGTGCAATCAATCGTCTATCAAGTAGTTTTACAACTGATGAGATTACTGTGGATGCTACCACAGAGAAAGAATTG GGAAATGAATATTTTAAGCAGAAGAAGTTTAATGAAGCTATTGAGTGTTATTCAAGAAGCATAGCCTTGTCACCAACAGCTGTAGCCTATGCAAATAGGGCAATGGCATATCTCAAAATCAAAAG aTTTCGAGAGGCTGAAGATGACTGTACAGAGGCTTTGAATCTAGATGATCGCTACATAAAAGCGTATTCACGCAGAGCAACGGCTAGAAAGGAATTGGGGAAACTTAAAGAATCCATCGAGG ATTCTGAATTTGCTTTGAAGTTGGAACCTAATAACCAGGAAATCAAGAAACAGTATGCTGAAGTCAAATCTTTGTATGAGAAG GAAATTCTCCAGAAAGCATCTGGCACTCTCAGAAGCTCTTTACAAGGAACACAACAAGGAGGAAGGTCAGAAGCAAGTGTAAATGGACATGCAGTGCATCCAGTCTCGATTGCCACTCAAAAGACTGGGGTCTCTGCGTCTAAAAAAGATAACACCAAG GAGAATGATGGAAACAATCTTGTGAAGAAATCAGTGCATGTGAAAGAATTAAGGAACAGAAGCAAATCTGATGGTCATGTAGGCAATGATTCTCCTGCAAATGCCACTCCGAGTTCCAGTGTAGAGAGTGTCCAG AAAAATAATAGAACTCGAAGACAAGAGCTGAAGACCTCAGTAATAGAACTTGCTTCTCAAGCAGCTTCTCGTGCCATGGCTGAAGCTGCAAAAAACATTACTCCTCCAAACTCGGCTTATCAATTTGAGGTTTCTTGGCAAGGCTTTTCTGGTGATCGTGCACTCCAGGCTCACCTCTTGAag GTTACTTCTCCAAGTGCATTGCCTCAGATATTTAAAAATGCATTGTCTGTTCCTATTCTAATCGACATCATCAAGTGTGTGGCCTCCTTCTTCAT CGATGACATGGTTTTGGCTGTCAAATATCTGGAGAACCTGACCAAAGTCCCAAGATTTGACATGCTTATCATGTGTCTTTCATCTACAGATACGTCTG ATCTTCTCAAGATGTGGGATGGAGTCTTCTGTAGTGCATCAA